A single Drosophila miranda strain MSH22 chromosome XR, D.miranda_PacBio2.1, whole genome shotgun sequence DNA region contains:
- the LOC108153273 gene encoding M-phase-specific PLK1-interacting protein translates to MGTPRRGFNNFPPYSQGMRQYPSQGSDYMSQHAGGLQAPQQPNFGFYEDKQSFAQPKPNTPHFYQNTAPQEQMHRPRQQQQMPYGQGRGRNFGRGGGGFNRRPHHHFKDHGSQYFHPSMLEDPWRDLMARHNAIHGPSVDEEQVGV, encoded by the coding sequence ATGGGTACACCTCGCAGGGGATTCAACAATTTCCCGCCATACTCCCAGGGAATGAGACAATATCCGTCCCAGGGCTCGGATTATATGTCGCAGCATGCTGGCGGACTGCAAGCACCACAACAACCAAATTTTGGCTTCTACGAGGACAAACAGAGTTTCGCTCAGCCAAAGCCAAACACTCCACATTTCTATCAAAACACGGCGCCCCAGGAGCAAATGCACCGACcccggcagcagcaacaaatgcCGTATGGACAGGGACGTGGTAGGAACTTTGGTCGAGGTGGAGGGGGCTTCAATCGCAGGCCCCACCACCACTTCAAAGATCACGGCTCCCAATACTTCCATCCCTCCATGCTGGAGGATCCTTGGCGCGACTTAATGGCCCGTCACAATGCCATCCACGGGCCCAGCGTTGATGAGGAACAAGTCGGGGTATAA
- the LOC108153272 gene encoding RNA exonuclease 4: MSSSEQRQKQFDLHRNKANTTRTSNNSGDKNVSPKSCKLQTSLEHLETQQPNVHRRAAGSNWLAATASGSENKVQVAKATEEGSAPESEHLTKSARTRQRKMAQRNRYLSMDCEMVGVGHNGQEDMLARVSIVNSVGHVLMDKYVKPRQTVKDYRTSVSGIRPHDIENAEDFATVQDEVVKLLHGKILVGHALRNDLAVLNIKHPFEQIRDTSRYKPLCKLVSNGHTPSLKRLTMAVLGQEIQTGEHNSVEDARSAMGIYNRIAADWEKYLEKKQLQQQRF; this comes from the coding sequence ATGTCGTCGTCAGAGCAGCGCCAGAAGCAGTTTGACTTGCACCGCAACAAGGCCAATACAACCAGgaccagcaacaacagcggCGACAAAAATGTGAGTCCGAAGAGTTGCAAGCTTCAAACTTCATTGGAACACTTGGAGACGCAGCAGCCAAATGTACACAGACGCGCTGCCGGATCCAATTGGCTGGCTGCCACTGCCTCGGGAAGCGAGAACAAGGTGCAGGTGGCGAAAGCGACTGAGGAAGGATCCGCACCTGAGTCCGAGCACCTGACCAAATCGGCACGCACACGCCAGAGGAAAATGGCCCAGCGCAATCGTTATTTGTCCATGGACTGCGAGATGGTTGGAGTGGGCCACAATGGGCAGGAGGACATGCTGGCCCGAGTCTCGATTGTGAATAGTGTGGGCCATGTTCTGATGGACAAGTACGTAAAGCCGCGCCAAACGGTTAAAGACTATCGCACCAGCGTCTCCGGCATTCGCCCGCATGATATAGAGAACGCCGAAGATTTTGCCACCGTCCAGGACGAGGTTGTAAAGCTGCTGCACGGCAAAATTCTCGTCGGCCACGCCCTGCGCAACGATCTCGCCGTCCTGAACATCAAGCATCCCTTCGAACAGATTCGCGACACTTCGCGCTACAAGCCACTATGCAAGCTCGTCTCCAACGGCCATACTCCAAGTCTCAAGCGTCTCACCATGGCCGTGCTCGGCCAGGAAATCCAAACCGGCGAACACAACTCCGTGGAGGATGCCCGCTCTGCCATGGGCATATACAATCGCATTGCCGCCGACTGGGAGAAGTACCTGGAGAAgaagcagctgcagcagcaacgctTCTGA
- the LOC108152592 gene encoding neuralized-like protein 4 encodes MTMAGHQMQMQSFHTRCGRSIRLYNGNRSAQRSMRDFSHALVFSAEPLEDDVLFEVVIEKKNTSWGGSIEIGVTAESPDNLELVACATAMRNGTWVMSGIDVRKDGRRLFEFYGTDLETLNESDRVGVMRTSSNDLVFYVNGESQGVAAKNMPKPLWALVDLYGRCVQVSLCPRDAHGSGELLDSPLQQPLQQVVQNLDVAMNVDVSVDGTNMTALAMLNLNGGATSGSDYYDVNDRLRFHTRCGSLVKLSPNFRSAERRRPLDEFNNGVVMTHRPLRDNELFEIRIDKLVDKWSGSIEVGVTTHNPTVLHFPATMTNMRSGTIMMSGCGILTNGKGTRRQYGEFNLDELREGDRVGMMRKANSNLHYYINGQDQGVAATRVAFTLWGVIDLYGMTIKVTIVDRDEREQQNLVTRRNNIVAGMSSCSGSSTLQQQQQLQQQSSGTPTLSLLSPESEMIVAGAAGGLSETISSSRAIARNDDRLTFHHICGTHATVTQSGRTALRPNAADDFNNGVVLTRRPLRPNELFQVRLERVVTKWAGSVEMGVTTHTADELDFPFTMTNVRSGTWMMTGNGVMQNGVTVIEQYGQNLDRLQVGDRVGVVRKDDGTLHFWVNGVDQGPAASNVPERVYGVIDLYGQAAQASIVDTSECGSPDTGNSTISNTTLYSEVPLRFHSIHGANAGISNSGLTASRPNSLAEFNDAIVFSNRPLRQRELFEVELETMVRHWSGNIEIGVTGTRPEDIQLAPNATDLEANDTIILCGPMIFHNRKTIRTNILLDLDTLGPSTRVGVMRNGDFIHFFVDGMDQGPACECHAPNIWAIIDLYGQCAQVSLTQNQLDIRAPYATSENSQSCQATSVIQHPAMETKHRWTCVSGNVSLTKDWTEASRFTGSTAALSHCLVFSEHPLSVGSPFEIKLTSINPIFAGCLSIGVTDLNLSDESVRKKLPTSLKRIPANVWYVTGNEVSFNSSCLQRSLASLEWLRVDDRITLERVENSSLNMLLNSENVNIQFQNIPNDVYVVAELRGSTMGVQVISAQGPASPLRPCSLRLQDSMDFGIDPLNKQDSSMLESIDSEAQNYEFVDITQKNARLSEDRRSAARSKSYNQAMVCLNKPLCKGDSISIKVDALNNKWKGTLGLGVLSACPSTLPISLLDFKRSCWLATHDYVNINGQVLASKYGEALDQIQVGTVITLTLTHAGMLIIMVGSTNLEDLASGLPNHVYPVFDVYGKCEKITLITGSDAARNGNANGTPILEAPEALELDNAGMPQQCEKAHLEMHEKEKDTEQMSESARDGPSTSAAPSNAMTRSVMESVSENLLLNISIKNRTLEQQRNEMGGSSSTCCLRESLQLQHNTNLNIQRSQSTQRFQNSLNSSTTAATAGSGGASGSAGNAQHLSNSSVYDTNKEYDELPNPALTNSTSVDEGSTAAVATTSTTSATEQSENNAEAVEIVGSHERELRELSGEPAGSIDNVLEDDEIDYMNHLLLLQQLQQNEYTRHHLMPDQTSLLNLDLNLPSLNSLESDTNSSAQLRAESLRSANAASLEQNNCEYLRQVRRFCASLVLPQAFFDSRLEPICFCLKCSGPSNGNGDKLEGWVYFKLNQQTVNVLSTSVTAASASGGSSSTAAQVHFDLNGDWLPFYYMTRVDKIRAILDRGQPLPLETDADEETAAAAAAGTHKDEPGTRLELYYSPNATVIEPVLPQHNYVSEQGLHRISTSFEVYVRRQSISGVTTGRAAAEAKRRSMGSADHESGSGSVQGQAHDSGASPPAPSESSVHLLNDLCWFTKEAGACIINALIIKLDRIEEQEH; translated from the exons ATGACAATGGCCGGCCACCAAATGCAGATGCAATCCTTTCATACGCGCTGCGGCCGCTCCATCAGATTGTACAATGGCAACCGTTCGGCGCAGCGCTCGATGCGAGATTTCAGCCATGCTCTGGTCTTCAGTGCCGAGCCCCTGGAGGACGATGTCCTCTTTGAGGTGGTCATTGAGAAGAAG AACACTTCTTGGGGCGGCAGCATCGAGATTGGAGTTACAGCCGAATCTCCCGACAATCTCGAGCTGGTGGCCTGCGCCACAGCCATGAGGAACGGCACCTGGGTCATGTCCGGCATCGATGTCCGCAAGGATGGTCGCCGGCTGTTCGAATTCTATGGCACGGACCTGGAAACTCTCAACGAGAGCGATCGCGTGGGTGTTATGCGCACCTCCAGCAATGATCTCGTATTTTATGTGAACGGTGAATCTCAAGGCGTGGCCGCCAAGAACATGCCCAAGCCCCTCTGGGCCCTCGTCGATCTCTATGGGCGTTGTGTACAGGTTTCATTGTGTCCCCGCGATGCCCACGGATCAGGAGAG CTACTGGACTCCCCATTGCAGCAACCGCTGCAGCAGGTTGTCCAGAATCTGGATGTGGCCATGAACGTAGACGTCAGTGTGGATGGCACCAATATGACGGCCCTGGCCATGCTCAATCTGAATGGGGGTGCTACTTCGGGATCCGACTACTATGATGTCAACGATCGCCTTCGTTTCCACACCCGCTGTGGATCGCTGGTCAAGCTTTCGCCCAACTTTCGTTCCGCGGAGCGCCGTCGTCCCCTGGACGAGTTCAACAATGGCGTGGTGATGACACACCGTCCGCTGCGGGACAACGAACTCTTTGAGATACGCATCGACAAGCTTGTGGACAAGTGGTCGGGCTCCATAGAGGTGGGCGTGACCACCCATAATCCCACCGTGCTGCACTTCCCGGCCACCATGACGAACATGAGATCGGGCACCATCATGATGTCCGGCTGTGGCATTCTCACCAACGGCAAGGGCACTCGTCGCCAGTACGGGGAGTTCAACCTGGACGAGCTGCGCGAGGGCGATCGCGTGGGGATGATGCGCAAGGCCAATAGCAACCTGCACTACTACATCAATGGCCAGGATCAGGGCGTGGCTGCCACGCGAGTGGCCTTCACTTTGTGGGGCGTCATCGATCTGTATGGCATGACCATCAAGGTGACCATTGTCGATCGCGATGAGCGCGAGCAGCAAAACCTCGTCACCAGGCGCAACAACATCGTGGCCGGCATGAGCTCCTGCTCTGGCAGCAGCActcttcagcagcagcagcagctccagcagcaaTCATCGGGCACTCCCACTCTGAGTCTGCTCAGTCCGGAGAGTGAAATGATTGTGGCTGGGGCCGCTGGTGGGCTGAGCGAGACCATATCGAGCTCACGGGCCATTGCCCGGAACGATGACCGCCTGACATTCCATCACATATGCGGCACTCATGCCACAGTCACTCAGAGCGGCCGCACAGCTCTGCGTCCCAA TGCCGCTGATGACTTCAACAATGGAGTGGTCCTCACGCGACGTCCGTTGCGGCCGAACGAACTCTTTCAGGTGCGTCTCGAGCGTGTAGTCACCAAGTGGGCTGGGTCTGTGGAAATGGGCGTGACCACGCACACCGCCGACGAGCTGGACTTTCCCTTTACCATGACCAATGTTCG ATCCGGCACGTGGATGATGACTGGCAATGGGGTCATGCAGAATGGAGTTACTGTAATCGAGCAATATGGCCAGAATCTGGACCGCCTGCAGGTGGGCGATCGCGTGGGCGTGGTGCGCAAGGACGATGGCACTTTGCACTTTTGGGTGAACGGCGTGGACCAGGGGCCTGCCGCCAGCAATGTTCCCGAGCGTGTTTACGGGGTAATCGATCTGTACGGCCAGGCGGCCCAGGCGAGCATTGTAGACACCTCGGAGTGCGGCAGCCCGGACACGGGCAACTCGACCATCTCGAACACGACGCTGTACAGCGAGGTGCCCCTGCGCTTCCACAGCATTCATGGCGCGAATGCGGGCATCTCGAACAGCGGCCTGACCGCCTCGCGCCCCAATTCCCTGGCCGAGTTCAATGATGCGATTGTGTTCAGCAATCGGCCGCTGCGGCAGCGCGAACTCTTCGAAGTGGAGCTAGAGACGATGGTGCGGCATTGGTCGGGCAACATAGAGATTGGGGTGACGGGCACGCGCCCGGAGGACATCCAACTGGCGCCTAATGCCACCGATCTGGAGGCCAACGATACGATCATCCTGTGCGGGCCCATGATCTTTCACAATCGCAAGACAATACGCACGAATATCCTCCTGGATCTGGACACCCTGGGACCCAGCACCCGGGTTGGCGTGATGCGCAACGGGGACTTTATCCACTTCTTTGTGGATGGCATGGACCAGGGCCCGGCCTGCGAGTGCCATGCCCCCAACATCTGGGCCATCATCGACCTGTACGGGCAGTGTGCGCAGGTCAGTCTGACACAGAACCAGCTGGACATCCGTGCCCCGTATGCCACCAGTGAGAATTCGCAGAGCTGCCAGGCCACCTCGGTTATTCAGCACCCCGCCATGGAGACGAAGCACCGCTGGACCTGTGTCTCCGGCAACGTGAGCCTGACCAAGGACTGGACCGAGGCTTCCCGTTTCACTGGCTCCACGGCCGCCCTTTCCCACTGCCTGGTCTTCTCCGAGCACCCGCTGAGCGTGGGCTCGCCCTTTGAGATCAAGCTGACGTCCATTAATCCCATTTTTGCGGGCTGCCTCAGCATTGGGGTCACGGATCTGAACCTCAGCGATGAGAGCGTGCGCAAGAAGCTGCCCACAAGCCTGAAGCGCATTCCGGCCAACGTTTGGTATGTAACTGGAAACGAGGTTAGCTTCAACTCGAGCTGCCTGCAGCGGTCGCTGGCCTCGCTTGAGTGGCTGCGTGTGGACGATCGCATCACGCTGGAGCGCGTCGAGAACTCCTCCCTGAACATGCTGCTCAACTCGGAGAACGTGAACATACAATTCCAGAACATACCCAACGATGTGTACGTGGTGGCAGAGCTGCGTGGCTCGACAATGGGAGTTCAAGTGATCTCCGCCCAGGGGCCGGCCTCTCCACTGCGGCCCTGCAGTCTGCGGCTGCAGGACTCGATGGACTTTGGCATCGACCCGCTCAATAAACAGGACAGCTCCATGCTCGAGTCGATCGACTCTGAGGCTCAGAACTACGAGTTCGTGGACATAACGCAGAAGAATGCGCGTCTCAGCGAGGATCGTCGCAGTGCAGCGAGATCAAAGTCTTACAATCAGGCCATGGTGTGCCTGAACAAGCCGCTGTGCAAGGGCGATAGCATCAGCATCAAGGTGGATGCCCTGAACAACAAGTGGAAGGGCACCCTAGGACTGGGCGTGCTCTCGGCCTGCCCCTCCACCCTGCCCATCTCCCTGCTGGACTTCAAGCGCAGCTGCTGGCTGGCCACCCACGACTATGTGAACATCAATGGCCAGGTGCTAGCCTCCAAGTACGGCGAGGCTCTGGACCAAATCCAAGTGGGAACAGTCATCACATTGACCCTCACCCATGCGGGAATGTTGA tCATTATGGTTGGGTCAACGAACCTGGAGGATTTGGCCAGCGGTTTGCCCAATCATGTGTATCCCGTGTTTGATGTGTATGGGAAATGCGAGAAGATCACCTTGATAACGGGAAGCGATGCCGCGCGCAATGGCAACGCCAATGGCACCCCCATACTGGAGGCACCCGAGGCCCTGGAGCTGGACAATGCTGGCATGCCGCAGCAGTGCGAGAAGGCGCATCTGGAGATGCACGAAAAGGAAAAGGATACGGAGCAGATGAGCGAATCTGCCCGAGATGGTCCGTCCACATCGGCTGCTCCCTCGAATGCCAT GACACGTTCGGTTATGGAGAGCGTATCGGAGAATCTACTGCTGAACATTTCCATCAAGAATCGCACTTTGGAGCAGCAGAGAAACGAAATGGGTGGATCCTCATCGACTTG CTGCCTGCGCGAGTCTCTTCAGCTCCAGCACAACACCAACTTGAATATTCAACGCAGTCAGAGCACTCAACGCTTTCAGAACTCACTGAATAGCTCCACGaccgcagcaacagcaggcaGTGGGGGAGCCAGTGGCTCCGCGGGCAATGCCCAGCACCTGAGCAACTCAAGTGTGTACGATACCAATAAGGAGTACGACGAGCTGCCGAATCCCGCCTTGACGAATTCGACCTCTGTTGATGAAGGGTCGACAGCGGCGGTAGCGACGACATCAACAACGTCGGCCACAGAGCAGAGCGAGAACAATGCCGAGGCGGTGGAAATAGTCGGCAGCCATGAGAGGGAACTGAGAGAACTGTCGGGGGAGCCAGCGGGATCAATCGATAATGTGTTGGAAGACGACGAGATCGACTACATGAAccatttgttgttgctgcagcAGTTGCAACAGAACGAGTATACGCGCCACCACCTGATGCCGGATCAGACATCGCTGTTGAACTTGGATCTAAATCTGCCTTCCCTCAATTCGCTAGAGTCGGATACCAACTCGTCCGCCCAACTTCGAGCCGAGTCTCTGCGCTCCGCAAACGCAGCGAGCCTGGAGCAAAACAATTGCGAGTATCTGCGGCAGGTGAGGCGCTTCTGTGCCTCGCTGGTGCTGCCGCAGGCCTTTTTCGACAGCCGCCTGGAGCCGATTTGCTTTTGTCTGAAGTGCAGCGGACCCAGCAATGGGAACGGCGACAAACTGGAGGGCTGGGTCTACTTCAAGCTCAACCAGCAGACGGTGAACGTATTGAGCACCTCCGTGACAGCAGCTTCGGCGAGCGGCGGCTCTTCGTCGACAGCCGCCCAGGTTCATTTCGATCTCAACGGGGACTGGCTGCCATTCTATTATATGACGCGGGTGGACAAGATACGGGCCATCTTGGATCGCGGCCAACCGCTGCCGCTGGAAACAGATGCCGACGAGGAAACGgccgctgcagcagctgcGGGCACGCACAAGGATGAGCCGGGCACACGGCTGGAGCTGTACTACTCCCCCAACGCCACGGTCATTGAGCCCGTGCTGCCGCAGCACAACTATGTGTCCGAGCAGGGACTGCACCGCATTTCCACCTCCTTTGAAGTATATGTCCGTCGCCAGTCCATTTCTGGAGTGACCACCGGCAGGGCGGCGGCCGAGGCCAAGCGTCGCAGCATGGGCTCTGCCGATCACGAGTCAGGATCGGGTTCGGTCCAGGGCCAAGCCCACGATAGCGGCGCCTCGCCACCTGCCCCCAGCGAATCATCGGTGCATCTGCTAAACGATCTCTGCTGGTTCACCAAAGAGGCTGGTGCCTGCATAATCAACGCTTTGATAATTAAATTGGATCGAATCGAAGAGCAGGAGCACTGA